A portion of the Anoplopoma fimbria isolate UVic2021 breed Golden Eagle Sablefish chromosome 15, Afim_UVic_2022, whole genome shotgun sequence genome contains these proteins:
- the plk4 gene encoding serine/threonine-protein kinase PLK4, translating into MSVSIGDGIEDFKVLTLLGKGSFACVYRAKSVNTGLEVAIKTIDKKAMHKAGMVQRVINEVEIQCRLKHPSILELYNYFEDSNYVYLVLEMCPNGEMSRYLKERKMPFSEDEARHFMHQIVKGMLYLHTHGILHRDLTLSNLLLTSNMNMKIADFGLATQLKLPNEKHFTMCGTPNYISPEVATHSAHGLESDVWSLGCMFYAFLMGRPPFDTDTVKHTLSKVVLGEYEMPSHVSREAQDLIHHLLQRDPAHRPSLSAVLDHPFMTHNLLVRTKELALGDEGSMDSGIATISTACTSSTSASSNSRLQRRTRHMIGSALPNRMAPIPTLPRQPNHACFEDGDHWQQLPADRFHREGRSRGVHGGDSGQPHSRYLRRAHSSDRSNPSASGQGSSYPELGRCHSEETLTGFERPVFQMSSTQHPFSEHGKPPSPPVKQIPNPGYLLSTQTAHPPNLQFQDLEGVTNWLNNDGSGQRPTDGSTHSSSGSFHSSRGPLGVHNSWTDKPTSRGVNPHHNLLSNSDSYRENIPGAEFQPPHGRELKLPSAKPSVEKEKKTLRDIVPPLCASRLKPIRQKTKNAVVSVLDTGEVCMELLKCHSGQERVKEVLRISCDGSMVTIYQPNGGKGFPVLDCPPPPPEDILICSYEDLPEKYWKKYQYASKFVQLVKSKTPKVTLYTKYAKVMLMENSPNADLEVCFYDGAKTHKTSELVRVVEKSGKSYTVKGEVGLSGLSPESRLYVEMSDEGHSMCLSLEAAITAEEQRSTKKVPFFPITIGRRPANPDSQCSSSLPSHTVPPDAASPPSPPQPPQITPSMISYDGSDFTTASLSKKSSPLRQDMVQNTGKVVKSIFVPNVGWASQLTSGEVWVQFNDGSQLVVQAGVSCITYTSPEGRITRYKENEKLPEHVKEKLHCLSTILGLLANPTAHHLQPH; encoded by the exons GATTTTAAGGTCCTCACCCTCCTCGGGAAAGGCTCCTTTGCATGTGTTTACCGGGCAAAATCAGTAAATACTGGTCTGGAGGTTGCTATCAAAACG ATTGACAAAAAAGCAATGCACAAAGCTGGTATGGTCCAGCGTGTGATAAACGAGGTGGAGATTCAGTGCCGATTGAAACATCCTTCTATACTTGAG TTGTACAACTACTTTGAGGACAGCAACTATGTGTACTTGGTGTTGGAGATGTGCCCCAATGGGGAGATGAGTCGGTACCTTAAAGAGCGGAAAATGCCTTTCTCTGAGGATGAAG CCAGACATTTCATGCATCAAATAGTGAAAGGAATGCTCTATTTACATACCCACGGCATCTTGCATCGAGATCTGACTTTGTCAAACCTTTTGCTGACGAGCAACATGAACATGAAGATAGCAGACTTTGGCCTGGCCACTCAGCTCAAACTCCCAAATGAAAAGCACTTCACCATGTGCGGGACACCGAACTACATCTCCCCGGAGGTGGCCACGCACAGCGCTCACGGTCTTGAATCAGATGTCTGGTCACTGGGGTGCATGTTCTACGCCTTTCTGATGGGTCGCCCTCCGTTTGACACTGACACGGTCAAACACACTCTGTCTAAAGTGGTTCTCGGGGAGTATGAGATGCCTAGCCATGTTTCTCGAGAGGCTCAGGATCTGATCCATCACCTGCTGCAGAGGGACCCCGCCCATCGGCCCAGCCTCTCTGCGGTGCTGGACCACCCATTCATGACCCACAACCTGCTGGTCAGGACCAAGGAGCTGGCGTTGGGGGATGAAGGATCCATGGACAGCGGCATTGCCACCATCTCCACAGcctgcacctcctccacctcagccAGCAGCAATAGCCGCCTCCAGAGGAGAACCAGGCACATGATTGGCTCCGCCCTGCCTAACCGGATGGCACCTATTCCAACTCTTCCACGCCAACCCAACCACGCCTGTTTTGAGGACGGAGACCACTGGCAGCAGCTTCCGGCAGACAGATTTCACAGAGAGGGAAGGAGCCGGGGGGTTCATGGTGGAGACAGTGGGCAGCCTCATTCTCGCTACCTGAGGAGGGCTCACTCTTCAGATCGCTCTAACCCCTCCGCCTCAGGCCAGGGGTCGAGTTACCCTGAGCTGGGGAGATGCCACTCAGAGGAGACACTTACTGGTTTTGAAAGACCAGTCTTTCAAATGTCCTCCACTCAGCACCCATTTTCAGAGCACGGAAAGCCCCCATCTCCCCCCGTCAAACAAATACCAAA TCCTGGGTATTTGTTATCCACACAGACTGCACATCCACCAAACTTGCAATTTCAAGACCTGGAGGGAGTTACTAACTGGCTCAATAATGACG GTTCTGGTCAGAGGCCCACAGACGGCAGCACTcacagcagcagcggcagcttccacagcagcagaggacCTTTGGGAGTTCACAATTCCTGGACGGACAAGCCCACGAGCCGAGGTGTGAACCCTCACCACAACCTGCTCTCCAACTCTGACTCGTACAGGGAAAATATACCCGGAGCAGAGTTCCAACCTCCTCACGGCAGAGAATTAAAGCTCCCTTCAGCCAAACCCAgtgtggagaaagagaagaaaacgcTGAGAGACATCGTCCCGCCCCTGTGCGCGTCCAGACTAAAGCCTATCAGACAGAAGACCAAAAATGCTGTT GTGAGCGTCCTGGACACAGGTGAAGTGTGTATGGAGCTGTTAAAATGCCACAGCGGTCAAGAAAGGGTCAAAGAAGTCCTCCGGATTTCCTGTGATGGTTCAATG GTGACAATTTACCAGCCCAATGGTGGAAAGGGGTTTCCTGTCCTGgactgtcctcctcctcctccagaagaTATTCTGATTTGTAGCTACGAGGACCTTCCAG AAAAATACTGGAAGAAGTACCAATACGCCTCCAAGTTTGTGCAGCTCGTGAAATCCAAGACTCCAAAAGTGACCCTTTACACCAAGTACGCAAAGGTCATGCTGATGGAGAACTCTCCCAATGCAGACCTGGAAGTTTGCTTTTATGATG GAGCAAAGACTCACAAGACGTCAGAGCTGGTGCGAGTGGTAGAGAAGAGCGGTAAGTCGTACACGGTGAAGGGCGAGGTGGGGCTGAGCGGCCTGAGCCCGGAGAGCAGGCTGTATGTGGAGATGTCTGATGAGGGCCACAGCATGTGTCTGTCCCTGGAGGCCGCCAtcacagcagaggagcagcGCAGCACCAAGAAGGTCCCCTTCTTCCCCATAACTATCGGCAG GAGACCCGCCAACCCAGACTCCCAGTGCTCATCGTCGCTGCCCTCCCACACGGTGCCTCCTGATGCAGCttcacctccttcacctcctcaaCCTCCCCAAATCACTCCTTCG atgATCTCCTACGATGGGTCAGATTTCACCACAGCCAGCCTGAGTAAGAAAAGCTCCCCGTTGCGACAGGACATGGTGCAAAACACAGGAAAAGTGGTTAAGTCGATATTTGTGCCCAATGTTGGATGGGCATCCCAG CTGACGAGTGGAGAGGTGTGGGTGCAGTTCAACGACGGGTCTCAGCTGGTGGTTCAGGCTGGAGTTTCCTGCATCACCTACACGTCTCCAGAGGGGAGGATCACCAG GTATAAGGAGAACGAGAAGTTGCCAGAGCACGTCAAGGAAAAACTGCACTGTCTCTCCACCATCCTGGGACTGCTGGCCAACCCCACAGCACATCATCTACAACCTCATTAA